The genomic interval GGATCGCACCACCCTCGAACGCCTGGTGAACAACCCGGCCGAGGCGGCTTGCGAAGCCTAGGAGAACGTTATGGCCCGTGGGGTTAACAAAGTCATCTTGGTCGGCACTTGCGGCCAGGATCCCGAAGTACGCTACCTGCCCAACGGTAATGCCGTGACCAACCTGAGTCTGGCGACCAGCGAGCAGTGGACCGACAAGCAGACCGGCCAGAAGGTCGAGCGCACCGAGTGGCACCGCGTGTCGATGTTCGGCAAGGTCGCCGAGATCGCCGGCGAGTACCTGCGCAAAGGTTCGCAGGTCTACATCGAAGGCAAGCTGCAGACCCGCGAGTGGGAAAAGGACGGCATCAAGCGCTACACCACCGAAATCATCGTCGACATGCAGGGCACCATGCAGCTGCTGGGCGGCCGTCCGCAACAGGGCGACCAGAACAACTACCAGCAGGGCGGCGGCAACAACTACCAGCAGTCGGCCCCGCGCCAGCAGGCTCCGCGTCCGCAGCAGTCGGCTCCGCAGCAGCGTCCGGCGCCGCAGCAGGCCGCACCGCAGCCGGCTCCGGACTTCGACAGCTTCGATGACGACATTCCGTTCTGATTCGTTGCTGCACCTGCGCTGAATGAAAAAAGGCCCGTCGTTGAACACGACGGGCCTTTTTCGTTGGTGGCAGGCGGTGCCTTGGCCGACGCCATCGCCAGCCCGCTGGCGATGGCGTCAGTGAGAGCACCACATGGCAGGATCGCTCAGTCAAGGATCAGGTGCGGCAGGAACCGGCTCGAGTCCTTGGTGATCAGGCTGTTGTCTTCCCGTACGCCGATCCCCGCCGCCTGGTCGCCGATCACCCAGGAACCGATCAGCGTGTAGCTGTCGCCGAACTTCGGCAAAGGCGCGAATTCCTGCAGGATGAACGGCGCATCGGTGTAGGGCCCGTCCTCTTTGACGGTCAGGCCTTCTGCGGTCTGCAGCTCGATGTTGGCGCCTTCCCGGGAGAAGTACGGCTTGCGAACCCAGCCTTTGGGCACCGCAGCGCTCGGGTTCGGGTCGAGGTGGGCAGCCAGCAGGTTCGGATGGCCCTTGTGCATTTCCCACAACAGCGGCAGCACGCCCTTGTTGGAGAGGATGGCCTTCCACGCGGGCTCGAAGAACTGCGTGTCGCACTGGGCGATCGCCGCGCCGAACGGTTCGTGGAAGATGAACTCCCAGGCGTGCAACTTGAACAGGTGGGGGATCCAGCGCTCCTCCAGGTCGACGAAGCGGCCGTCGGCGCTCAGGCCGATGTCTTCGATGTCGATGTGGCGCGATTCGATGCCGGCCTTTTCCGCGATCAGGCGCAGGTAGTCCGTGGTGCCCTTGTCCTCGACGGAACCTTTCATGGAGGCGAAATAGAACGGCCGCTTCAGCTGCAGATGGACGAAAGCCTCGTGCAGGCGGGTGTCGATGCTGTTGAACTGGTCGGCGTGCGCCGGCAGCGTCCCGCGCGCGATGCCCTGTTCCAGCCAGCCCCACTGGAACGCCGCCGCCTCGTAGAGGCTGGTGGGGGTATCGTAGTTGAGCTCCAGCAGCTTCGCCGGGCCGTTGCCGCTGTAGGAGAAGTCCATGCGCCCGTACAGATGCGGATGACCCTCCAGCCAGGACGTGCGGATCATGTCGTAGTACGGCGCGGGAATGCTCAGGCGGTCCAGCAGCTCTTCGCTGTGCACCACCCGGTCCACCAGGTCCATGCACATCTCGTGCAGTTCGGCGGTCGGGTCCTCAAGGTCGTTTTCGATCTGCGCCAGGGTGAAGCGGTAGTACGCGCTTTCGTCCCAGTAAGGTTCGTCGTCGATGGTGTGGAACAGAAAGCCGAGGCTTTCGGCCGTCTGTTTCCAGTCGGGGCGCTCGGCGCACAGGATCTTTTCCATGGTCAGCTGCTCGAGCGACCCCAGCCGCCCCAGCCGCTGCGGGCGCTGGACTGGCTGCCGAAACCGCCGCGGGAGGTGGCCGAGGCCACGTTGACCGGTTTGCGGTAGTCGCTGTCGTAGTCCTGCCGGCTTCTGGCCGGCGCCGACTCGATCCGCCGGTTCAGCGTCGAGGTGTCATAGGTCTGGCGCGTGTTGCGTTCGCGGTAGACCGGCGGCGGGCTGTAGGTCGAACGGCTGTTGCTCAGGGCGTTGCCGATCAGCAGGCCGGTGAGGAAACCGTTGCCCGAACCGCCGGACGAGTGGGTGGTATGGGTCGTTTGGGCGGCCTGGGCTTCGCCGGCCGGCATCGGCGCATCGGCGATCGCATCCAGGTCCTGCACCGCTTCGCCGTTGCGCGGCACCTTGAAGCCCCCCAGCTTCGGCACGAACCGGCCGGCGGAATTCTTCTGGCACCAGTCGGCGGCAAAGTCTGCGTCGCAGGCGGCCTTGTCGTCGTAGGCCGGGGCGATGCGCCGGTGTTCGGCCAGGGCCGCGACGTACGCGTCCGAGCAGATGTCCGCCGCCACGTCGGCATCCACGCACTGTTCCACGCTCTGGAAGCTGCGCGGTTGCTCCACCGCGCCAGCCTGGCCGGAGATGGCCAGCGCCACCGAGGCGGCCAGGGACATCTGAACGTACTTGCTTCGTTTCATCACAGGCTCCCTGCCGGTCAGTTGGACGGTGTCATGCACGCAGCGTTGAGCATGCCCACGCTGATCGCCACGGCAGCGACGTAGATGCCGGAGGCGATTTCGCCGTTGGCGATGCGCTGGGACGTGCCCTTGAGCACCAGGCCGGTGGCCAGGAACGCCAGCAACTGAACCGCAGCGGCGATCACCGCCCAGAGGACGAAGTCGAGGAGGTTGATCGAGTAGGCGATGACGTTGCTCGCCGGGATGGCGAAACCGATGATCGCGCCGGACAGGGCGATGGCCGCGGCGCTGTTGCCGCTGCGGATCAGCTCGAATTCCTTGTGGGGGGTGATGCGGGTGTAGACGAACTGAAACAGCATGAACAGCAGCACGGCACCGATCAGGTAGACGACGAATCCGACCAGTGCGGTCTTGTTCAGGGAAACGGACAGCGCTTCCAGCATGGCAAACTTCCTTTTTTAAACAGTGCTCAGGTCGGTGGTGTACAGCGAGATGCCCAGCGAGGTGCTCAGGCTGACGGTGCCTTCTTCGTCCTGTTCGACGGAGAACAGCAGCAGTTCGCGACGCTCGGTCAGGCCGGTTTCCCGGGCGTAGAGCATCGAGTGGTGTTCGATGGTGTAGGTCTCGTCCGGGTTGGCGACGTGTTCGGTCAGCGGCACCAGTTCGGTCTGGCCGCGTTCGGTGCCCCACTCACGGCTGAACGACACGCCGTTGAGGGAGTAGGTCGGCAGGCCGACGGGGCTTTGGGCGCCGGCCAGGCGCTGCAGTTCCGCGTCGCTGTTGACGGTCACGTAGTCGACGTAGTTGAACAGCGTCACCGATTCGATCTGGTCGTCGCCGGTCACGTGGACCTGCAGCCAGAAATCTTCGTTGTCCAGGTAATAGCGGTGCAGCTTGTTCGACTGGCCGAGGTCGATCCAGCCGGCGCTCCAGATCGCCTGGGCGTCGGGCACCCGCACCGACGAGCTGCCGTCGAGCAGAAGCCCCAGGGTCGAGTCGAAACGGATTGCCTTGCCCTGCGCCAGGCCGAGCGGGCCGTCTGACGGTCCGGACGTTTGCGGTGCCGTCTGCCGGTTGCTGGTGCCCAGCAAGTCTTTGAACCATCCCATGGGTACTGTCCTTGAGGCGGGTGGAGGTGATCGTCAGCGAAAAGCGCGGCTAGTGTACCGGGCTGCGGGCTGAACGAGCAGAGGGATTTGCCGATGCCGGAGCGACTGCCTCGTCCTGCGGTGCCCTGGCAGACGCCTTCGCGGGCAAGCCCGCTCCCACAGAGGGGGCGGTGAATGCCGAGTCTGCGGTCACCGCCCTGCAATGTGGGAGCGGGCTTGCCCGCGAAGGCGGGGTGTCAGGCGACAGTGGTTTCAACTGACCGCCCGCTCCCGCAGATGTTGTTGCAGGGATTACTGGGCCGACTTCTGCTTCAGGCGCTCAAGGATCGCGTTGGCGCTGCCTTCGTTCGGCGTGATGCCGGCTTCGCGCAGCTTGCGGTCCAGGTCGTTGCCGGTCGAGGCATCGGCCAGTTCGTCCGCAGCGCTGAGCTCGGCGGCACGCTGTTGCTGCTTGGCTTGCAGACGGTTCAGCGTACCGACGGCGGTCTCTAGCTTGCCGTTGGCGCCGCCGCTGGCGATGGAGGCGCTGACCTGGGCCTTCTGCACGCTTTCGCGGGCCTTGGCCATGTCCACTTGCTGGCGCAGGCTCTTGATCCGCGCTTCGGCCTTGTTGATGTCCTTGCGCATGTTCTCGGCGTAGGTGCCGAATTCGTCGCTTTGTTTCTTCTCGGCGTCGAGGTCGTTGGTCAGGGTCGAGATCGCTTCGGCCACTTCCAGCGCCAGGTCTTCGCGGCCGGCGTTCAGGGCCGACACGGCCTTGGCTTCCAGGTCCTTGATCTTGGCGTCGTACTCGCTCACGCGGTCGGCGGACAGCTTGTGCTTGGCCATGATGGTGACCAGCTCGCGGCGGGCGTTGGACAGGGCGCTGTCGGCATCGCGGATTTCCTGGTCGAGGATGCGCAGGGCCTGTTGGTCGACGATCGCTTCGCCGACTTCGTTGGCGCCGCCGCGCAGTGCGGTGAACAACTTGCTCCAGATGGACTGAGTCATTGGATTTTCCCTGTTGGTTACTTGAAGAAGTGCGCGAAGGCTTCGCTGGCGCGCTGCACGTTGTCGACCAGGGTCTTCACCTCGGTGACCACGTTGGTCAGGCTCGACTCGGCGCTGAGGGCGCCGAACATGTTGTAGACGGTCTGGCCGTTGGGCATGGACTCGATGCCGATGGACGACAACGGGAACATTTCCCGGCTGCGCAGCACGGCGTCGTTGAAGGCGCGCACGTCGGTGATCGAGTCGATGTCCACCAGCACGGTGTCGACGATGATCTGCGCACCGGCGATGGCGATGTGAATCGGCAGGCCGCCGAATTCGTTCATCTCCAGCTTGAGGCTGGGTTCGGAGCTCTGGATCAGAGACAGCGTGATCTCCTGCGAAACGACCTCGTCCAGCGCCTTGAAGGCGGTGTAGAGGCTATCGATGTTCCAGTTGTTGCCTGCGCTCATGTAATTCTCCGACATGAATGAGCCAGCCAGAATCGGTTGGCGTAGCTGTTGCTCCATTTGCTTGAGCACGCCCCGGTTCTCCGGGAGCACCCAAGCTTCGTGTTTCACATAACCGGCGGCCGCCAGGCCCGCGCGCATCTGCTTCATGTAGAAGCTCGACGGTTTCTTCGCGGACGGTGTCGAGCGCACTCCCTTGGGGCTTTTCGGTTCCGCATCGGGGGAGCGGCTTTTCATGGCGATGACTCCGTTATGAACATCTCACGCGTGAGCCACACTACAGCCAATCCAAAATGCCATCAATGGCTCACGCGTGAGATTTTTTCCGCCGCCCGAAAGAAGGCCCGCAACAGGGCGGGCCAAGGTTTTTCCAGTTGTTTCAAGCCAAGGTCAGCGGCTGGCCGACAGGAACTCGGCGGTGGAGACCACGGTGGCGTAGGCAAAGGCCAGCGACGCCATGAAGGCGGCATGGACATGGGCGGCCGGCACGGTGAGGCCGTTGAATTCCAGGTCACGGGTGGCGCAGGCGTCGTGGATCACCGTGACGCCGTAGCCCAGGTCCGCGGCGGCCCGGGTGATGCCGTCGATGCACATGTGGCTCATGCTGCCGACCACCACCAGTTCCTTGATGCCTTGCCCGTCGAGCAGCGCCTGCAGTTCGGTGTCGCGGAACGAATTGACGAAATGCTTGAGCACCACCGGCTCGCCGGCGCGGTTGAGCACTTTGGGGTGCAGCTTGGCGCCGTCGGAGCCGGGGGTGAAGAACGGCGCGTCGGCGGAGGTGAATTCGTGGCGGATGTGGATCACCGCGTCGCCCGTTTCGCGGAACGTGGCGAGCAGCCGGGCGGCGTTGTCGGCGGCGGCGTCGGCGCCGGTCAGCGTCCATTTGCCTTGGGGGAAGTAGTCGTTCTGGATATCGACTAGGATGAGCGCTTGCTTGGCCATGGGTGTGTCCTCGAAGGTTGGCGTGTCTGTGGGTTCAGTATTGGCGACGGGGCGCGTTCCGAGGATTGGCCGCCCCGACATTACACAGGGGAAAACTGACAATGGGCGCAGAAAGGGCCGTCGTCGAGCTGGGGGTGCTGATCTATCCCGGCGCGCAGATGGCGGCGGTGCATGGCCTGACCGACCTGTTCGCGGTGGCCGACGCCATCGCCGCCGAACATCAGACCGTGCAGCGCCCGCTGCTGCGGGTCAGCCATTGGCGGGCGGAAGACGAACGTGCGCCGGCGCGGGTCTACGACAGCCGCCCCGGCCCGGATGCCGGGCTGGTGGCGGTGACGATTCCACCCTCCATCGGCGGCTTCGATGCCGCAGCGGTGCCGGCCGGGCTGATGCCCTGGCTGCGCCAGCGGCACGCCGCCGGCGCGACGCTTGGCGGCGTCTGCGTGGGCTCCTGGCTGATGGCCGAAAGCGGCCTGCTGGACGGACGCCGCGCCACCGCGCACTGGACGGCGGCCAAGGCCTTCGCCGAACGCTATCCGGCCATCGAACTCAAGGCCGACACGCCGATCGTCGATGACGGCGACCTGATCACCACCGCCGGGCTGATGGCCTGGTCGGAGCTGGGGCTGCGGCTGGTCGACCGGCTGCTGGGGCCGAGCGTGGCCAGTGCCACCGCGCGGTTCCTGGTGGTGGAGCACATCGACAGCGCCAGCGAATGCGGCAGCAACTTCGCGCCGATCCTCAACCATGGCGACGCGGCGATCCTCAAGGTGCAGCACTGGCTGCAGGGCACCGGCGCGACCGACGTGTCGCTCGCGGCCATGGCCGAACGCGCCGCCTTGGAGGAGCGCACCTTCCTGCGCCGCTTCCGCGCGGCCACCGGCCTGAAACCCACCGAGTACTGCCAGCACCTGCGGGTGGGCAAGGCCCGGGAACTGCTCGAATTCACCAACGGCACCATCGACCATATCGCGTGGACGGTGGGGTATCAGGACCCCGGCGCGTTCCGGGCCACGTTCAAGAAGATCACGGGGCTGGCGCCGAGCGATTACCGCAAGAGATTTGGTAGCATGCCGCCATCACCGATCCGCCCCTGACAGGCCTCGGATCGGTCTCGCGCCGTACCGACAAGGATGTTCATGAACATGACCCCCGACAGCAATCCACGAGGTTCCGCCGGTGGCGCCGCCAGCACCGGCGGGGCGGTCTATGCCGGCTCCGTCGGGGCATGGTGCGCCGTCGAGATGCTGCTGGGCAATGCGGCGTCGCTGCCCTGGAAACTGAGTGACCGGCACAGCATTGTGTCGATCACCTGCGAGAGCTCTACGCAGGTTGACGATCTGGTGTTGCGGCTGCTGCCCGAAGGCTCGGTCTACATTCAGGTCAAGCACGGCCTGGTGATGGGGCCTGAGTTCGACAAGGCGATGTACCAGATGGTCCGGCAGTTCTGGAGCGACGGGTTTTCCCGCACCGAAGATCGCCTGGTCATCGCCACGGACTCTTCCGCGTCGGGCACGGTACGGGTGGCAGTACCGCAAGTGTTGAGTTCGTGCCGCGATCTGGCCAGCGACGCAAAGCTTGAAGGATGCGTGACCAGCGAGGCGACGGGGGCGGCGTTCAAGCGGTTGCGAACCTGCTTCGTCGACGAGTCGAAAAGACTGAAAAAGACGGATGCGGACATCGAGGAGGGCTTTCGCGGGTTTCTGGGCTGCACCCACCTGACGGTCTTCGATACGCTCCTGGATCTGGCACGACATCACGCGATAGAGAAACTGCGTCAGGTCGTCGATCCGCAGCAGGCCCCGCAAGCGTGGGTCCAGTTGAACGACACCTGCCTCGACATGGCAAGAAACCGCAAGTCCGTGGACCGTCCGGGACTGTGGAACATCCTCCGGCGCGAGCGTATCGATGTGTCCCATCACCGGTTGTCGTTGGCCGGGATGCAGGTGCGGCTCGAAGACATATTCCGGGGCATGACCGAACAGCGGATCGATCAGTTGATGGCGCTCGGGAAGTTCACGCCGGATCTCTACGTGCCGCGTGTGGATCTGGACAGGCACCTGGAGCGGTTCCGTGCGAGATCCGAATCCTTGATGGTGATCGTGGGCGGCTCGGGCCAGGGTAAAACCTCCTGGTGCGCACAATGCAGCAGAGCGTTGACCGAACGTCCGACTTTGTTGATCGCAGCAGAAAGCCTGGAAGTCGGCGATGCCAGTCTGAACGACAGCCTGAGCCGGCTCATCGGCCGGTATGTCCATGAGCACGGCGGTTATCCGCTGCAAGCGCCCGAACTGTCGCAGTGGCTCAATCGCACGCCGCTGCTGGTGATCATCGATGGCCTGGACCGGGCGCCTTCGTTCAGCGGGCATCTGCATCGCTGGGTGGATGCCAGTCTGGCGCAACTGACGCAATCGCAGCTGCAACTGGTGCTGACCGGGCGCCCGGAAACCATGGAGCGCTTGAAGGCCCCGCTGGAGCTTTCTGAACGGGTGTATCAACCGCAGAAGGGCAGCCGGCAAATCCTGCTCAAGGATTTCTCCGAGGAGGAAGCGCTCGCCGCCGCCGGGCTTCTGGGCGATGTCGGGCTGGCGCGCTACCGGCACCCGAGCATGATGTCGTTCTGTGCGCAGATCCGTGCGCGGAGCGATGTCGAGTTGGAGGAAACACAGATCGTCGACGGCTTCATCGGGCACCGCCTGGGCCAGGCGATCAATGAGCACGACCTCCTCAACGAACGGCTGGAGCGGTTCGTCTGGCGCTTCGCGCACGCCCTGGCGCACTCGGAACAAGGGGTGCTGAGCGGGGCCGAAGCGTTCGATGTTCCAGGTTTCGACGAGTCAGCCTATGAGGCGCTCAGGCGCATCAATTTTATTGTCCAGGCGGAAGACGTGCTCCGTATCGAACCGGACCAGGTGTCGGAGCGCTTGCAGGGACGCCATCTGGATGTGGCGAAATCCATTGCCGGGCTGGGGCTGATCAAGGCTTTCCCCCTGAAGGTGGGCGCGTTGCGCTTTGCCTTGGCTGATCTCGCACGTCGTGATGCAGGACAGGCCAAGGTGCAATTGGCGCTCCTGGTCGAGCACGCGGGGCAGGAGCGGATGGGGATCGCCCGCAGCCTGGCCTGTTCGACCTTCGACGCATTGCCTGACTGGGGTTCGCTGGAGCCCTTGGCGGCGCAATTGGGGAAGGGCTACCCGGGCAACAGCATCTCGTTGATGTTCGATTCCGGTAGCGTACTGCTCGACCTGATGGCGTCGGCACGCTGGACTGCCGGGCAACGGGTTCGCCTGCTCTGGACGCTGGCGACGACGGAGTCGGGATACGATTGGCGTCACAGGCATTGGAGAAGGATTGACCGGGAACCGAACTTCCATGTGACGCCCTGGCGCAAACGGATGCTGGCCGCCATACAGGATCCGCAGTCGGATGCCTGGCGTTTTTTGATTGAGCGCTTTGATTCGCAGGCAGCCTTCGAAGATTGCAACGAGGCCAACCTCGGGCACCTCGCCCAGGGGTTGTTCTTTCTCGGCGCCGAGACCTGCACCTGGACGGCGCTCCAGGCTTTGACGCAGTCAGAGGGCAAGGAAAGCGCGGACATGATGGAAATGCTCGCCAGAGAATACGCCGGGCAAGTGCTCGACCTGATGGCGCAAGTGCAGGCTTCGGCCCTGTTTGGGTTGAGGCACAAGCAGGCGCTGGCCCGGGGGCTGTCCGCACTGCCGGTCTCCCCGGCAATCGCGCAGGCCGCATCGGGGTTGATGGCGGCAACGGACGATCCCGAGCTGCGCACCACCTGTCTGCGCATGCTGGCGCGAGGAGGCGATGCGGCGTCGGTGCGGGAACTGATCAGCGCACCGGATTTGGCTGATGTCGATGTGGCCGTGTGCCTGGGTTATTCGGGCGCGCAGTTCCAGGCATTCGCCGAGCGTGTGTTCGAGCGGGTGCTGCAACGCGAAGTCGATGTGCAGGCCTTGAGCGGATTTCATTACGGGCTGGGCGCGCCTGAACAGATCGGTGCCCATTTCGCTGTGCTGGCGCCGCTTTTCACGCAAGTGCTTGAGCGGTTGCCCGAGGCCGCGAACCCGGTGGCGCTGATCCTTGAGAGCTATATTCGCAAAGCGATTGATCACGACGCGACATGGCCCGGCGTGTTTGAGCTCGCTGAGCGAGTCCTGTTCTCGGAAGACGTGGACGCGCGCCGAAAAATCATTTACGCCTGCACCGGGGAAGACTCGGATGCGCCGGGCATCGAGGGACAGCGGTTGCGTACCCGAATGATCGAAGCGCTGGTCGAGCGGGAGACGGATCCAGAGAACCTCGAATTGTTGCAGGTGAAACTCTTGTCCGATCAGATCGGTCACCCCGATGCGCCACGGTGGCTCTCTCGGATGATGGGCAAACAGGCCGACGTGCCCAGCGAGGATACGGTCATGCTGGCCGGGTTCAGGGGGGCGGAGGCTCAGCGGATCGAAGAGGTCGTGGATGCCGCCCGATCTCTCCTGGAAGGCGAAACGGCGTTGTGACCCCCTTCGTGCAGAATGCCGGGCACTTTCGGCGGGTCGTGCAAAATGAGACTGGCGCAGCGCCATCAGCCATTTGGCAGGCGCCTGAATCCGTTGGTTTTTTTCGAGGGCGGCACCTGGCCTGATCCCTGCACCGCTTCCGACTGAACCCATCGACCCGCCGGAAGGGGAGCCCATGACCCCGACATCCCGCAGGAAACTGGTGGTCGCCCACTCGGTGCGGCCCGGCGCGCCGCAACATGAGGTGCAGACCAACGCTGCGCTGGCCCGTTGGCTGGCGCAGATACTCGGGCTGAAGTTCGGCGGCGCCTTCGATCCCGGCAAGCACCGAGGTCGCGACCTTTACCTGTTGCCGACCCAGACCGTCGTCGGCCCCGAGGCGGCCCGGAACTTGGGCATTCACGGCCCGGACGACCTGTGGGGCGGCTACGTCGAGCACGATTTCATCGGCACCAAGGCCATCAGCCACGGACTGCGCAGCCATCAGGCCCACGCGCCGGCGGGGTGGTCGCCGCTCTTTTCCGAGCGGGTGCGCACGGTCGTGCTCGACGGCCTGAGCGTGTTCGCCCTCGAGGATGCGCGGCCCGCCGCCGAGCACCTGCTGTACGGCGGGCCGATCCGCCTCAAGCCGATCCATGCCTGCGCCGGCCGGGGACAGGAGGTGATCGGCAGCCTCGACGCCCTCGATGAACGGCTCGCGCGGCCGGACGCCGCAACGCTGTTCGGCGACGGCGTGGTGCTGGAGCAGGACTTGAGCGGTGTGGTCACCCACAGCGTCGGCCAGTCGTTCATCGGCGGCACGGTGCTCAGTTACTGCGGCGATCAATACTTGACCGAAGACGCGTCAGGCGAAGCCGTCTACGGCGGCTCGAACCTGCTGGCGGTGCGCGGCGGCTACGAGGCCCTGCTGGCGCTGGACCTGGCGGACGATGTGCGGCAGGCCGTCGGCCAGGCCCAGGTGTTCGACCGCGCCGCCGATGAG from Pseudomonas ekonensis carries:
- a CDS encoding AAA family ATPase; the protein is MNMTPDSNPRGSAGGAASTGGAVYAGSVGAWCAVEMLLGNAASLPWKLSDRHSIVSITCESSTQVDDLVLRLLPEGSVYIQVKHGLVMGPEFDKAMYQMVRQFWSDGFSRTEDRLVIATDSSASGTVRVAVPQVLSSCRDLASDAKLEGCVTSEATGAAFKRLRTCFVDESKRLKKTDADIEEGFRGFLGCTHLTVFDTLLDLARHHAIEKLRQVVDPQQAPQAWVQLNDTCLDMARNRKSVDRPGLWNILRRERIDVSHHRLSLAGMQVRLEDIFRGMTEQRIDQLMALGKFTPDLYVPRVDLDRHLERFRARSESLMVIVGGSGQGKTSWCAQCSRALTERPTLLIAAESLEVGDASLNDSLSRLIGRYVHEHGGYPLQAPELSQWLNRTPLLVIIDGLDRAPSFSGHLHRWVDASLAQLTQSQLQLVLTGRPETMERLKAPLELSERVYQPQKGSRQILLKDFSEEEALAAAGLLGDVGLARYRHPSMMSFCAQIRARSDVELEETQIVDGFIGHRLGQAINEHDLLNERLERFVWRFAHALAHSEQGVLSGAEAFDVPGFDESAYEALRRINFIVQAEDVLRIEPDQVSERLQGRHLDVAKSIAGLGLIKAFPLKVGALRFALADLARRDAGQAKVQLALLVEHAGQERMGIARSLACSTFDALPDWGSLEPLAAQLGKGYPGNSISLMFDSGSVLLDLMASARWTAGQRVRLLWTLATTESGYDWRHRHWRRIDREPNFHVTPWRKRMLAAIQDPQSDAWRFLIERFDSQAAFEDCNEANLGHLAQGLFFLGAETCTWTALQALTQSEGKESADMMEMLAREYAGQVLDLMAQVQASALFGLRHKQALARGLSALPVSPAIAQAASGLMAATDDPELRTTCLRMLARGGDAASVRELISAPDLADVDVAVCLGYSGAQFQAFAERVFERVLQREVDVQALSGFHYGLGAPEQIGAHFAVLAPLFTQVLERLPEAANPVALILESYIRKAIDHDATWPGVFELAERVLFSEDVDARRKIIYACTGEDSDAPGIEGQRLRTRMIEALVERETDPENLELLQVKLLSDQIGHPDAPRWLSRMMGKQADVPSEDTVMLAGFRGAEAQRIEEVVDAARSLLEGETAL
- a CDS encoding DUF3182 family protein, whose translation is MTPTSRRKLVVAHSVRPGAPQHEVQTNAALARWLAQILGLKFGGAFDPGKHRGRDLYLLPTQTVVGPEAARNLGIHGPDDLWGGYVEHDFIGTKAISHGLRSHQAHAPAGWSPLFSERVRTVVLDGLSVFALEDARPAAEHLLYGGPIRLKPIHACAGRGQEVIGSLDALDERLARPDAATLFGDGVVLEQDLSGVVTHSVGQSFIGGTVLSYCGDQYLTEDASGEAVYGGSNLLAVRGGYEALLALDLADDVRQAVGQAQVFDRAADEAYPRFYASRRNYDIAQGLDSAGQPRSGVLEQSWRMGGASSAEVAALQCFVNDPQMPAVYVSSVETYTDRALPADAIEVYRGPAEHSGFLLKYVTVNAYDGQKRKHSHRH
- a CDS encoding DUF350 domain-containing protein, encoding MLEALSVSLNKTALVGFVVYLIGAVLLFMLFQFVYTRITPHKEFELIRSGNSAAAIALSGAIIGFAIPASNVIAYSINLLDFVLWAVIAAAVQLLAFLATGLVLKGTSQRIANGEIASGIYVAAVAISVGMLNAACMTPSN
- a CDS encoding DUF1190 domain-containing protein; its protein translation is MKRSKYVQMSLAASVALAISGQAGAVEQPRSFQSVEQCVDADVAADICSDAYVAALAEHRRIAPAYDDKAACDADFAADWCQKNSAGRFVPKLGGFKVPRNGEAVQDLDAIADAPMPAGEAQAAQTTHTTHSSGGSGNGFLTGLLIGNALSNSRSTYSPPPVYRERNTRQTYDTSTLNRRIESAPARSRQDYDSDYRKPVNVASATSRGGFGSQSSARSGWGGWGRSSS
- a CDS encoding cysteine hydrolase family protein, which encodes MAKQALILVDIQNDYFPQGKWTLTGADAAADNAARLLATFRETGDAVIHIRHEFTSADAPFFTPGSDGAKLHPKVLNRAGEPVVLKHFVNSFRDTELQALLDGQGIKELVVVGSMSHMCIDGITRAAADLGYGVTVIHDACATRDLEFNGLTVPAAHVHAAFMASLAFAYATVVSTAEFLSASR
- a CDS encoding YjfI family protein, whose translation is MKSRSPDAEPKSPKGVRSTPSAKKPSSFYMKQMRAGLAAAGYVKHEAWVLPENRGVLKQMEQQLRQPILAGSFMSENYMSAGNNWNIDSLYTAFKALDEVVSQEITLSLIQSSEPSLKLEMNEFGGLPIHIAIAGAQIIVDTVLVDIDSITDVRAFNDAVLRSREMFPLSSIGIESMPNGQTVYNMFGALSAESSLTNVVTEVKTLVDNVQRASEAFAHFFK
- a CDS encoding glutathionylspermidine synthase family protein translates to MEKILCAERPDWKQTAESLGFLFHTIDDEPYWDESAYYRFTLAQIENDLEDPTAELHEMCMDLVDRVVHSEELLDRLSIPAPYYDMIRTSWLEGHPHLYGRMDFSYSGNGPAKLLELNYDTPTSLYEAAAFQWGWLEQGIARGTLPAHADQFNSIDTRLHEAFVHLQLKRPFYFASMKGSVEDKGTTDYLRLIAEKAGIESRHIDIEDIGLSADGRFVDLEERWIPHLFKLHAWEFIFHEPFGAAIAQCDTQFFEPAWKAILSNKGVLPLLWEMHKGHPNLLAAHLDPNPSAAVPKGWVRKPYFSREGANIELQTAEGLTVKEDGPYTDAPFILQEFAPLPKFGDSYTLIGSWVIGDQAAGIGVREDNSLITKDSSRFLPHLILD
- a CDS encoding single-stranded DNA-binding protein, yielding MARGVNKVILVGTCGQDPEVRYLPNGNAVTNLSLATSEQWTDKQTGQKVERTEWHRVSMFGKVAEIAGEYLRKGSQVYIEGKLQTREWEKDGIKRYTTEIIVDMQGTMQLLGGRPQQGDQNNYQQGGGNNYQQSAPRQQAPRPQQSAPQQRPAPQQAAPQPAPDFDSFDDDIPF
- a CDS encoding DUF2491 family protein, whose protein sequence is MGWFKDLLGTSNRQTAPQTSGPSDGPLGLAQGKAIRFDSTLGLLLDGSSSVRVPDAQAIWSAGWIDLGQSNKLHRYYLDNEDFWLQVHVTGDDQIESVTLFNYVDYVTVNSDAELQRLAGAQSPVGLPTYSLNGVSFSREWGTERGQTELVPLTEHVANPDETYTIEHHSMLYARETGLTERRELLLFSVEQDEEGTVSLSTSLGISLYTTDLSTV
- a CDS encoding GlxA family transcriptional regulator; translation: MGAERAVVELGVLIYPGAQMAAVHGLTDLFAVADAIAAEHQTVQRPLLRVSHWRAEDERAPARVYDSRPGPDAGLVAVTIPPSIGGFDAAAVPAGLMPWLRQRHAAGATLGGVCVGSWLMAESGLLDGRRATAHWTAAKAFAERYPAIELKADTPIVDDGDLITTAGLMAWSELGLRLVDRLLGPSVASATARFLVVEHIDSASECGSNFAPILNHGDAAILKVQHWLQGTGATDVSLAAMAERAALEERTFLRRFRAATGLKPTEYCQHLRVGKARELLEFTNGTIDHIAWTVGYQDPGAFRATFKKITGLAPSDYRKRFGSMPPSPIRP
- a CDS encoding PspA/IM30 family protein, with product MTQSIWSKLFTALRGGANEVGEAIVDQQALRILDQEIRDADSALSNARRELVTIMAKHKLSADRVSEYDAKIKDLEAKAVSALNAGREDLALEVAEAISTLTNDLDAEKKQSDEFGTYAENMRKDINKAEARIKSLRQQVDMAKARESVQKAQVSASIASGGANGKLETAVGTLNRLQAKQQQRAAELSAADELADASTGNDLDRKLREAGITPNEGSANAILERLKQKSAQ